From a single Onychomys torridus chromosome 9, mOncTor1.1, whole genome shotgun sequence genomic region:
- the Rhobtb2 gene encoding rho-related BTB domain-containing protein 2, whose translation MDSDMDYERPNVETIKCVVVGDNAVGKTRLICARACNATLTQYQLLATHVPTVWAIDQYRVCQEVLERSRDVVDDVSVSLRLWDTFGDHHKDRRFAYGRSDVVVLCFSIANPNSLHHVKTMWYPEIKHFCPRAPVILVGCQLDLRYADLEAVNRARRPLARPIKPNEILPPEKGREVAKELGIPYYETSVVAQFGIKDVFDNAIRAALISRRHLQFWKSHLRNVQRPLLQAPFLPPKPPPPIIVVPDPPSSSEECPAHLLEDPLCADVILVLQERVRIFAHKIYLSTSSSKFYDLFLMDLSEEELGGPSGPGGPRPEDHRSHPEQHHHHHHHHHGRDFLLRAASFDVCESVDEAGASGPAGLRASTSDGILRGNGTGYLPGRGRVLSSWSRAFVSIQEEMAEDPLTFKSRLMVVVKMDNSIQPGPFRAVLKYLYTGELGENERDLMHIAHIAELLEVFDLRMMVANILNNEAFMNQEITKAFHVRRTNRVKECLAKGTFSDVTFILDDGTISAHKPLLISSCDWMAAMFGGPFVESSTREVVFPYTSKSCMRAVLEYLYTGMFTSSPDLDDMKLIVLANRLCLPHLVALTEQYTVTGLMEATQMMVDIDGDVLVFLELAQFHCAYQLADWCLHHICTNYNNVCRKFPRDMKAMSPENQEYFEKHRWPPVWYLKEEDHYQRARKEREKEDYLHLRRQPKRRWLFWNSPSSPSSSAAGAASPSSSSAVV comes from the exons ATGGATTCTGACATGGATTATGAAAGGCCAAACGTAGAGACCATCAAGTGCGTGGTGGTGGGGGACAACGCTGTGGGCAAGACCAGGCTCATCTGTGCCCGGGCCTGCAATGCCACCCTCACCCAGTACCAGCTTCTTGCCACCCATGTGCCCACAGTGTGGGCCATTGACCAGTATCGAGTATGCCAGGAG GTGCTAGAACGCTCCCGAGATGTGGTAGATGATGTCAGCGTCTCCCTGCGCCTCTGGGACACCTTTGGAGACCACCACAAAGACCGGCGATTTGCTTACGGAAG ATCTGATGTGGTGGTTCTGTGTTTCTCCATTGCCAACCCCAATTCCCTCCACCATGTCAAGACCATGTGGTACCCAGAAATCAAGCATTTCTGCCCCCGCGCTCCTGTCATTCTGGTGGGCTGCCAGCTGGACCTGCGCTATGCTGATCTGGAAGCTGTTAACAGGGCCAGGAGACCCTTGGCTAG GCCCATCAAGCCCAATGAGATCCTCCCGCCAGAGAAGGGTCGGGAAGTGGCCAAGGAGCTGGGGATCCCTTACTACGAGACCAGCGTGGTGGCCCAGTTTGGTATCAAGGACGTCTTTGACAACGCCATCCGGGCTGCCCTCATCTCCCGTCGCCACCTGCAGTTCTGGAAATCTCATCTGCGCAATGTGCAGCGGCCCCTACTGCAAGCACCCTTCCTGCCCCCCAAGCCGCCGCCCCCCATCATCGTGGTGCCCGATCCCCCCTCCAGCAGTGAGGAGTGCCCCGCCCACCTCCTGGAAGACCCGCTCTGTGCCGATGTCATCCTGGTGCTGCAGGAGCGCGTGCGCATCTTTGCCCACAAGATCtacctctccacctcctcctctaaATTCTATGACTTGTTCCTCATGGACCTGAGcgaggaggagttggggggccCCTCAGGGCCAGGGGGCCCCCGCCCAGAGGACCACCGGAGCCACCCTGAgcaacatcaccatcatcaccatcaccaccatgggCGGGACTTCCTACTTCGGGCAGCCAGCTTtgatgtgtgtgagagtgtggatGAGGCTGGGGCCTCTGGTCCTGCTGGCCTCCGGGCTTCAACCAGTGATGGGATCTTAAGGGGTAATGGAACAGGGTACCTGCCAGGCAGGGGGCGTGTGCTTTCTTCTTGGAGCCGAGCATTTGTGAGTATCCAGGAAGAGATGGCAGAGGATCCTCTGACCTTCAAATCCCGGCTGATGGTTGTGGTGAAGATGGATAACTCCATTCAGCCAGGACCCTTCCGGGCTGTTCTCAAGTATCTGTACACAGGGGAGCTGGGTGAAAATGAGCGGGACCTCATGCACATCGCCCACATTGCCGAGCTGCTAGAAGTCTTTGATCTACGTATGATGGTGGCCAACATTCTCAACAACGAGGCCTTCATGAATCAGGAGATCACCAAGGCCTTCCATGTCCGTCGGACAAACCGGGTTAAGGAGTGCTTGGCAAAGGGCACCTTCTCAG ATGTGACCTTCATCTTGGATGATGGGACCATCAGCGCCCATAAACCCCTACTGATTTCCAGCTGTGACTGGATGGCTGCCATGTTTGGGGGGCCATTTGTGGAGAGTTCTACCAGGGAG GTGGTATTTCCGTATACAAGCAAGAGCTGCATGAGGGCTGTGCTGGAGTACCTCTACACGGGCATGTTCACCTCCAGCCCGGACCTGGATGATATGAAGCTCATCGTCCTGGCCAACCGCCTCTGCCTACCGCACTTGGTGGCCCTCACAG agcAGTACACAGTGACCGGGCTGATGGAAGCAACCCAGATGATGGTGGACATCGATGGGGACGTCCTTGTGTTCCTGGAATTGGCCCAG TTCCACTGTGCCTATCAGTTGGCCGACTGGTGTCTCCACCACATCTGCACCAACTACAACAACGTGTGCCGCAAGTTCCCACGGGACATGAAGGCCATGTCCCCAG AAAACCAGGAGTACTTCGAGAAGCACCGGTGGCCGCCGGTCTGGTACCTGAAAGAGGAGGATCACTATCAGCGTGCGCGGAAGGAACGCGAGAAAGAGGACTATTTGCACCTGCGGAGGCAGCCCAAGCGGCggtggctgttctggaacagtCCCTCATCACCGTCCTCCTCAGCGGCGGGCGCGGCATCGCCGTCCTCCTCCTCGGCCGTGGTCTGA